A genomic window from Gossypium hirsutum isolate 1008001.06 chromosome D10, Gossypium_hirsutum_v2.1, whole genome shotgun sequence includes:
- the LOC107915547 gene encoding MDIS1-interacting receptor like kinase 2-like: MNGSLLAELQVKPSWIEQIKGEQLEDESLGLRFRQIEGGSTTNSGLNSDACVSVGSTDFCSHPKHSFLVYELVERGSLRMVLSNNEHAKELDWKKRLNVVKGLANALYYMHHDQSQHIVHRDISSNNVLLDLDYEARVSDFGSARILKPNSVKILIEKMREIKCFKFVILVATA, translated from the exons ATGAATGGTAGTTTATTAGCCGAGCTTCAAGTTAAGCCGtcatggattgagcagattaagggtgAGCAGTTAGAGGATGAGTCGTTGGGTCTTCGATTCAGGCAGATTGAGGGTGGTAGTACTACGAATTCTGGACTAAACAGTGATGCG tgtgtctccgtggggagcaccgattTTTGTTCACATCCAAAGCATTCTTTTTTGGTTTATGAGCTTGTGGAAAGGGGAAGTTTGAGAATGGTGTTAAGCAACAATGAACATGCTAAGGAATTGGACTGGAAGAAGAGGCTAAATGTTGTTAAAGGATTAGCTAATGCTTTGTATTATATGCATCATGACCAGTCACAACATATAGTTCATCGAGACATTTCTAGCAACAATGTTCTCTTGGATTTGGACTATGAAGCTCGTGTCTCTGATTTTGGCTCTGCTAGAATTTTAAAGCCTAACTCTGTTAAGATATTGATTGAAAAGATGAGAGAAATAAAATGCTTCAAGTTTGTCATTCTTGTTGCTACAGCTTGA